The Clostridia bacterium genome has a window encoding:
- a CDS encoding ImmA/IrrE family metallo-endopeptidase — MLDKMMLSNRAADIRKRLGEDSDSPIDILALVHSIDGLTLVLCPLGGNISGACLKIDTSVVIAVNSGMSYGRQRFTLAHELCHYYFDEGATSTICPVGFGNKTDEEKEADLFASYLLMPQAALYRKVQEAKRSAKKKLTTADVVMLEQHFGVSRQAMLVRLQMDNELSAADAQDMRQYVISSAARLGYDTSLYRPTPEGNNKGTYGHYIRQAENLLQADVVSTGKYEQWLLEAFRDDIVFGDDSDGGEVVD; from the coding sequence ATGCTTGACAAAATGATGCTCAGTAACAGAGCCGCCGACATCCGAAAAAGGCTGGGAGAGGATTCAGATTCACCCATAGACATTCTTGCGTTGGTCCACTCCATTGACGGGCTGACGCTTGTTCTTTGTCCGCTTGGCGGTAATATCAGCGGCGCTTGTCTGAAGATTGATACGTCCGTCGTGATCGCTGTTAACTCTGGCATGTCCTATGGCCGTCAGAGGTTCACGTTGGCCCACGAACTTTGCCACTACTATTTCGATGAAGGTGCAACGTCAACTATCTGCCCGGTTGGCTTTGGCAACAAGACCGATGAAGAAAAGGAGGCCGACCTGTTTGCGTCTTATCTGCTTATGCCGCAGGCAGCGTTATACCGGAAGGTCCAGGAAGCGAAGCGTTCAGCGAAGAAGAAACTCACGACGGCAGACGTTGTCATGCTGGAGCAACACTTCGGCGTCAGCAGACAGGCAATGCTTGTGCGGCTGCAGATGGACAACGAACTGTCTGCTGCCGATGCCCAGGATATGCGGCAGTATGTAATATCGTCTGCTGCTCGTCTCGGATATGACACCTCACTGTACAGGCCGACACCGGAAGGTAATAACAAAGGAACTTACGGCCACTATATTAGGCAGGCAGAGAACCTCTTGCAGGCAGACGTAGTATCTACCGGGAAATATGAGCAATGGTTGCTTGAAGCCTTCCGTGATGATATCGTTTTCGGCGACGATTCGGACGGAGGCGAGGTAGTTGACTGA